The following are encoded in a window of Chloroflexota bacterium genomic DNA:
- a CDS encoding type II toxin-antitoxin system RelE/ParE family toxin, translating to MIEVRQTTEFTRWFSRLKDSAAKARIDVRIERLSLGNPGDVRPVGEGVAEMRINLGPGYRVYYKQSGQTVVVLLAGGDKDSQERDIRLALELARGL from the coding sequence ATGATTGAGGTCCGCCAAACTACGGAGTTCACACGCTGGTTCTCGAGGCTCAAGGACAGTGCCGCGAAAGCGCGCATAGATGTTCGAATCGAGCGATTGTCGCTAGGTAACCCGGGGGATGTGCGGCCCGTGGGTGAAGGCGTTGCGGAAATGCGAATCAATCTTGGCCCAGGCTACAGGGTCTACTACAAGCAGAGTGGTCAGACAGTAGTTGTGCTTCTGGCCGGAGGCGACAAGGACAGCCAGGAAAGGGACATCAGGCTCGCTCTGGAATTGGCCAGGGGACTATGA